The genomic DNA CAAAGATGCGAAGAAGATCAAGGGGACCGGCGTGCGTGGTATGCTGACCAAGGGTGATATCCTTGCGCATTTGGGGTTGGCAAGTACCCCGACAGGAACATTCAAAGTCACTCAACCGAAAGATACGCCTGCCACAGTTGGTAAGACAGGGATCAAGGCAGAGGGTCCTAAGAAGGTGTGTATGCATTATTTATGTTAATGATTTACTAATGTCGCGTCTAGGTCGAGATCGATGCACCAACGTTACGAAGGCTGATCGTCGAGGGTATGGCACTCAGGGCAGACAAATCGCTTACCACGTCTAAACCTGCCCCTGCGACCTTCGATTCGATCATAGATGACTACTTGCCACCCAAACCTGCCGGCGTCAAGCTTCCCGTCATACCACCTACGACTCCTGCGCGACATGGCTATTTTGATGGGCTACTGTAAGATTTGTCCATCTATTGTACAGTTCATTATTATAGATATTCTGGGGTCATATTCACATGAAAGTCATCTCATCAAGCCTCGTCAACGAGAGCAAGGCACTGGTTGAATTATCAGTCATAGACAGAGGCTGAGATGATTATACTACATGCCTTGAACTCGATCAATGCACCTTGGCTGGCTGGCATCATGAATTGCAAACTCAATAACCCGTCCCCGTCGATTCTTAGTGAAACCTTCAGGGAGCTCTGAAGAGGCCGGAGAGCTCGTGCAATATGTCGATATCGATAGCTTCGATAACATAAATATACTATCCAATCAGAGTTTCACGGTAACTTACTTGAACGAAACTCGCTCCACACATTCAAATAATTCGAGTACCTCACGATCATTAGGGTAATCCATCTATCAATACACAAATTCAGCGTTGTAGGCAGGAGAACTGGTGAGTTGGATCAAACCTCGGTGCTACCAAATGCCCCAACAGCATGTATGCAGAGTGGGGACTGCTTCTTTCCGCCACCCGGTGGGTTGCATATGATGGTTAGCGTATCGCAGGACTGGTCGATCTCCGAAAGAGCCTCTCGTAGCCATACAGACTAATGGACAGTCAGGAATGAGCCAGTAAGTGGTGACAAACCCACCTTCATAATAAGCTTTACTACTCTGCATGTAGCATGTGAGTATATTTCTATGAGGTCGAGGTGTTACTCGCTTTTCGTCATCGTCAAACGGTAGTTCCAGATTAGGCTCTGGCTCTAGAGTGGTCACTTCACAGGTCGTCTTTGGTCCATTTGCATCTTCCGCTCTACCAAAGTCTGAGAGGCTTGATGCTCTTCAGTAAACTAAGACACTTACAGAAGAAGTGTCAGCGGATATCCCTCCCCCTGGTAACTCATCCTCAATGCGGTAGCCTTGCTTGACGTAAAGTAATTATCCAGCCTATTTGCATTGAGGTCGGcccattcctttccttttcctctGCCTTGGGCTTTCCCTCGAGGTTTTTGTTCTGCGCCGGCCCCACCCTTGACAAGTAAATTTCCACCGGCCGTGCCGAATATATTCAGGCATTCCAGCAGAACGTCAAGCTGGACTTCGAACACCGCTGCCGGTGATTGAGAATCAGATCCTTGGGAGGAGGCCGCGTCACCAGACGGTGGATTGAATGTATAATTCGAGAATAGAGAGTAAGGGATGTATGCATTTGCTGATGATAGCAGGTGGGGTCAACAGCACGTGTAGCCGATGGGACTATGTGGCGCACCAATAAGTGAGCGTGCTTCCTCAACAGTCACGGTGATGCCCGCCTCGGATATGGAGATAGTTGCACGCTATGCTAGGGATGGTTTGGATTGATTGTAGAACAATAAACATTCCCTAGGACGCACGTTGACGAATGCAACGCCACGGATCATGCTGGCCAAGTGACGGACGTCGTTCACTGACGCCTGGAGAACCTACACGATGCAATTAGTCCGAGTACATTCAGGAACATGTCAATCACTAACTTCTGGAATGGCTTGCTGCGACATTAATTATTCAAATTTCTTCCCAGCTGAGCCAGAGGATCGTGGTCGAAGCTAAAAGAGCTCTATTCCGTAATGGGCAATCTGTCGATCATTGGCCAGCCACAGACAAGGTCAAATTAAAATAAACACCGATCACCCCATAATATAATTTCAAGTACTCTCGAGCAGTGTCGCTCATGTCACTCGAGTGGCTATAATACACCTACATTCGTCGAGAACTATCTCGGCTAGGTGACAGAAACCATGTGAACAATCGGGTTACACAAATTGACTTTACCGCCCTCTGGTTCGATTTCAGATTGGATGTTGTAAGCGCCGGGCTGATTAAGATACTTGCAACCTAGGACCTGCGTAAGCTCTAGATCTCTCTTTCACTTGCACCTTACCTTGTACTGTGATGCAATTCTCGTTCACTGGCCCGGGGAAAGTAAGAAATATCAATCTCTCTGGTTCGAGCTCGACCCAGTCTTCGGAGTCTTTGCTTGCAGAAGCGCGTGCCAGGCGTCAAGCACGAGAAGCCGAGCAGCGAAGGCATGATAGTGCCACAGCTCTTGCCATATGGTGGCGGGGGGTTCAAGCCAGACAGGCTGTTCGAAAAGAATATGCAAATATATTTGAATCTGGGCCTGGGCAACTCTCCCCTATAGAATGGACACGATCTTTGCTTGTCTCTGGAACCAGGGGTGATCAGGGAGAGGCGCGCTTGGGGCGTTGGTCGAGTGTGTTCGTAGCAGACAGTGAGGGTAAGTTTGCACCAAATGTCCGTTGTACCTATTGATTTAATTCCTGGCTAGCACTGTTTGCACCATTTTCAACTCGAAATgccacccagtggctagacaTCTTGTGTCGACTTTCGGTCCGATTATTGCATACTATATCTGCCTCTCCTCAGTCTCCGCATACGATAAACCATCTTACTGTGCTACAAAATCTGCTAATTCCGGACCGAATGCCGAAACATCTTCCACCCGCGACTACCCAAGACATTGCCCGGAGTATCATCACCACAGTCATTCCAGCCAAAACGTGTATGTACCCTCATTTGAATCACGCCATTTTGTCTGTGGTAAGCAGTAAACACCTTCGTATTCAATGACTTGTTTTGACCTGTTCTTTAGGATCCCAAATTGAAGACATCACCACTGCTCCCTCCACTTATCGACATTGCGCTAGCTCCTGTTTCGCTATTAAATGCAACGAAAGAGGCTAATGGCATTGTATACCAAGAGGTCATCGAACGATTTATTGCTTCAATACTCGCTATTCCATCTTTACCCTATCGCCTACCTTTGCCTGCTGTTACACGCATTTCTTCCCGCTTCCCGTTCATGCATCTGGGCCGTGTCGATCTTTACTCGCTTGTTCGTAAACTGGAATCTTCGGACACAACAGGAGGAAGTGCAGAGGAAGCCAAATCTGAACTTGCTGCCAACTTGTTCACATTTCTCCCTGTCAAGGTTTTATCTCGCTTCAAGGATCATGAACGGAGGGACTACCTGAACCTCCTCGCTGCTGTATTTGACAGCCTTCCAACTGGAGCACTTGATCCCCGTAAAAGCAGCTCAGGCTTGGCTGGAAATAAGACTATTGTTGATGACGATTCAGACACAGATTCGGATGTAGAGATGACCCTGATAGCTGCTCAAGCCCCTGCTCAGCCGTTGTTGAGCCCACGGACGCGGAAACGCCTCGAGCAACTCACCGATTCTGCCTATTTGACGGCCCTGATAGGATCTCACGCTGATGCTGCTGTGTGTCGATTCTTTGTCAGTCTCTGGTCCGCGTGGCCAACTAGGAAAGACGCCACCTTGGCCGCTATCCTTGCCTTGCCCACGGGTGCAGGAGCTACTGGTGGTGCGTATGGAATTGTCAAGGGTATCTGGCGAGGCCAGATTAGGCC from Rhizoctonia solani chromosome 16, complete sequence includes the following:
- a CDS encoding cell cycle checkpoint Rad1; this encodes MSQQAIPEVLQASVNDVRHLASMIRGVAFVNRATISISEAGITVTVEEARSLIANAYIPYSLFSNYTFNPPSGDAASSQGSDSQSPAAVFEVQLDVLLECLNIFGTAGGNLLVKGGAGAEQKPRGKAQGRGKGKEWADLNANRLDNYFTSSKATALRMSYQGEGYPLTLLLAEDANGPKTTCEVTTLEPEPNLELPFDDDEKRLIMKSVWLREALSEIDQSCDTLTIICNPPGGGKKQSPLCIHAVGAFGSTEMDYPNDREVLELFECVERVSFNYRYRHIARALRPLQSSLKVSLRIDGDGLLSLQFMMPASQGALIEFKACSIIISASVYD